One part of the Paenibacillus silvisoli genome encodes these proteins:
- a CDS encoding protein-glutamate methylesterase/protein-glutamine glutaminase, with translation MQATARVLVVDDSAFMRKILCDLIAVDPQFEIIATANNGREAVEAVRTLKPDVITMDLEMPEMNGLEALGRIMRIHPVPIIMLSSISDDGTRETIKALQNGAFDFIRKPSGPMSPDIHMVGEQLLEKLRIAVLTKRHSYLFQTPQPQQAPAPAPKKPAATPKSTATISFQAPLTPPPSKVEPAEKPLKPAADDIAQPTTKPASRKPQAQPEPAPADTHKRALKREEAPQAPFADFEAELEIAASAIKPKKPVPTKTFKHLVAIGTSTGGPRALHEVITTLPIDFPAPVLVVQHMPPKFTRSLAQRLDSFSSLNVTEAAHGDRVQAGVVYIAPGGYHLELAKDAGGYLIKLSEEAPRGGHRPSVDTMFESCAAYPELRRHAVIMTGMGSDGVKGMKALNDSGADSAIAEAEESCVVYGMPRSAVEAGVAKSIVPLRQIAAAITSAVRK, from the coding sequence ATGCAAGCTACTGCTCGCGTTTTAGTTGTTGACGATTCCGCATTCATGCGGAAAATTCTTTGTGATCTCATTGCGGTGGATCCTCAGTTTGAAATTATTGCCACCGCCAACAACGGCCGCGAGGCTGTCGAAGCCGTTCGGACGCTGAAACCGGATGTCATTACGATGGACCTGGAAATGCCCGAGATGAATGGGCTCGAAGCGCTGGGCCGCATTATGCGCATCCACCCGGTGCCGATTATCATGCTGTCCAGCATTAGCGACGATGGAACGAGAGAGACGATCAAGGCGCTGCAAAACGGCGCATTCGACTTCATTCGTAAACCTTCCGGTCCGATGTCGCCCGATATTCATATGGTAGGCGAGCAATTGCTGGAGAAGCTGCGCATCGCGGTATTGACCAAGCGCCATTCGTACTTGTTCCAGACGCCGCAACCGCAGCAAGCCCCGGCCCCGGCACCTAAGAAGCCGGCTGCTACGCCGAAATCTACCGCGACGATTAGCTTTCAAGCGCCGCTGACGCCGCCGCCTAGTAAAGTCGAGCCGGCCGAGAAGCCGCTCAAGCCGGCTGCGGATGACATTGCGCAGCCAACAACCAAGCCGGCGAGCCGCAAGCCGCAAGCGCAACCCGAGCCGGCTCCAGCCGATACGCATAAACGAGCGCTTAAGCGTGAAGAAGCACCGCAAGCGCCGTTTGCGGATTTCGAAGCGGAGCTGGAAATTGCGGCATCGGCAATCAAGCCGAAGAAGCCGGTTCCCACTAAGACGTTCAAGCACTTGGTCGCGATCGGCACGTCAACGGGCGGGCCGCGCGCCCTTCACGAGGTCATTACGACGCTGCCGATCGATTTTCCGGCTCCGGTACTTGTCGTTCAGCACATGCCGCCGAAATTCACGCGTTCGTTGGCACAGCGTCTGGACTCTTTCAGTTCGCTGAACGTAACGGAAGCTGCTCACGGCGATCGCGTGCAGGCCGGCGTCGTGTATATCGCCCCCGGCGGCTACCACTTGGAGCTTGCCAAGGATGCCGGCGGCTACTTGATTAAATTGTCGGAGGAAGCGCCGCGCGGCGGTCATCGTCCTTCGGTCGACACGATGTTTGAATCTTGCGCCGCATATCCGGAGCTTCGCCGGCATGCCGTCATTATGACCGGCATGGGCAGCGACGGGGTTAAGGGCATGAAAGCGCTGAACGATAGCGGTGCTGACAGCGCGATTGCCGAAGCGGAGGAATCGTGCGTCGTTTACGGCATGCCGCGTTCCGCGGTAGAAGCGGGAGTCGCCAAATCGATCGTGCCGCTTCGCCAAATTGCCGCAGCCATTACTAGCGCAGTTCGAAAGTAA
- a CDS encoding chemotaxis protein CheA, translated as MDMSDYLSMFIDESNDHLQALNENLLKLESAPEDISIVQVIFRSAHTLKGMSATMGFEDLASLTHEMENVLDLVRNNKLKMDNFIFDTLFKGLDALESMVQDIIGGGTGKADVTPIVANLQAIVKGDYNSAGASSSSTAAAGSNGDASSLDEFQSSILLQSIDAGLSVFHVVVTVREDCVLKAARAYMVFDFLERSGEIVKSTPSVQDIEQEKFDRSFTVFTIASISEEELRKGIESVSEIEGAAITKLDRESLQQLGAAAAQGAPAVSASPIAAQAEVNAARSQAAAAAAPAAPAAASAPAAAGGNVSRTIRVDIERLDALMNLFSELLIDRVRLEQLSSEIRRNDLTETVEHMTRVSSDLQNIVLKLRMVPVESVFNRFPRMIRDLAKTLDKKVDLIITGADTELDRTVIDEIGDPLVHLLRNSLDHGIEPIADRIAAGKSETGTVHLRAFHSGNHVFIEVEEDGRGINREKVKQIAIKNGVVTADEAKRLTENEINMLIFAPGFSTADKISDISGRGVGLDVVKSKISSLGGHVSIESKEGKGTKFSIQLPLTLSIISAMLVKLGTEKYAIPLSSIVETSIIRREQIRKIHGNRMIDYRGSLIPLISLSQVLDAKSFKEEEEQETEIVVIRKGDKTGAITVDEFIGQSEIVLKSLGKYLTNIEAISGATILGDGQVALIVDPNALIK; from the coding sequence ATGGATATGAGCGATTATCTATCAATGTTTATCGATGAATCCAATGATCATTTACAAGCGTTAAACGAAAATTTGTTGAAGCTGGAAAGCGCGCCTGAAGATATCAGCATCGTCCAAGTCATTTTCCGTTCCGCCCATACGTTAAAAGGCATGTCCGCGACCATGGGCTTCGAAGATCTCGCTTCCCTTACGCATGAAATGGAAAACGTGCTCGATCTTGTCCGCAACAACAAGCTCAAGATGGATAACTTTATTTTCGATACGCTGTTCAAAGGGCTGGATGCGCTGGAGTCGATGGTGCAGGACATCATCGGCGGAGGAACCGGCAAGGCGGACGTTACGCCGATTGTCGCTAACCTTCAAGCGATCGTGAAAGGCGATTACAACAGCGCAGGAGCATCCTCAAGCAGTACCGCTGCAGCAGGAAGCAATGGCGACGCATCGAGCCTGGATGAGTTCCAAAGCTCGATTCTACTGCAATCCATTGATGCTGGACTGTCCGTATTCCATGTTGTCGTCACCGTTCGCGAAGATTGCGTCCTGAAAGCGGCTCGCGCTTATATGGTGTTCGACTTCCTGGAGCGTAGCGGGGAGATCGTCAAGTCTACGCCAAGCGTTCAAGATATCGAGCAGGAGAAATTTGACCGCTCGTTCACCGTTTTTACGATCGCCAGCATTTCGGAAGAAGAGCTGCGCAAAGGCATCGAATCCGTTTCGGAAATCGAAGGCGCAGCTATTACGAAGCTTGACCGCGAATCGCTGCAGCAGCTTGGTGCAGCGGCAGCGCAGGGCGCACCTGCCGTTTCGGCGAGTCCGATCGCGGCTCAAGCCGAGGTGAATGCGGCGCGGTCGCAGGCAGCTGCGGCAGCCGCACCGGCAGCTCCTGCAGCGGCATCCGCTCCCGCGGCGGCCGGCGGCAATGTGTCGCGAACGATCCGCGTCGATATCGAGCGGCTCGACGCGCTCATGAACCTGTTCAGCGAGCTGCTGATCGATCGCGTCCGACTGGAGCAGCTCTCCTCGGAGATCCGGCGCAACGACTTGACCGAGACCGTTGAGCACATGACCCGCGTCAGCAGCGATTTGCAAAACATCGTGCTGAAGCTGCGGATGGTTCCGGTCGAATCGGTATTCAACCGGTTCCCGCGGATGATCCGCGACCTCGCCAAGACGCTCGACAAAAAAGTCGATCTCATTATTACCGGCGCAGATACGGAGCTCGACCGTACCGTTATCGACGAAATCGGCGATCCGCTCGTCCATCTGCTCCGGAACTCGCTCGATCATGGCATCGAGCCTATTGCAGACCGTATCGCGGCAGGCAAATCGGAAACAGGCACGGTTCATCTTCGCGCATTCCATAGCGGCAATCACGTCTTCATAGAAGTTGAAGAGGACGGACGCGGCATCAATCGCGAGAAAGTAAAACAGATCGCGATCAAGAACGGCGTCGTCACGGCAGACGAAGCGAAGCGGTTGACCGAGAACGAAATCAACATGCTGATCTTCGCGCCGGGCTTCAGCACGGCCGATAAAATTTCCGATATTTCCGGACGGGGCGTAGGACTCGACGTCGTGAAGTCCAAAATCTCCTCCCTCGGCGGTCATGTCAGCATCGAATCGAAGGAAGGCAAGGGAACCAAGTTCTCCATTCAACTGCCGCTTACGCTCTCGATTATTTCCGCGATGCTCGTGAAGCTCGGGACGGAGAAGTACGCGATTCCGCTTTCTTCGATCGTGGAAACGAGCATCATCCGTCGTGAGCAAATCCGCAAAATTCACGGCAACCGGATGATTGATTACCGCGGCTCGCTCATTCCGCTCATTTCACTGAGCCAAGTGCTGGACGCGAAGTCGTTCAAGGAAGAGGAAGAGCAGGAGACGGAAATCGTCGTCATCCGCAAAGGCGACAAGACAGGCGCCATTACGGTAGACGAATTCATCGGCCAAAGCGAGATCGTCTTGAAATCGCTGGGCAAATATTTAACGAACATTGAAGCCATCTCAGGAGCAACCATTCTTGGCGACGGACAAGTCGCTTTGATCGTCGATCCGAATGCGCTTATCAAATAA
- a CDS encoding chemotaxis protein CheW, with amino-acid sequence MAEEIKVIVFGLAHEEYGIEVEKVRTIERMMPITRVPKTPAFIKGVINLRGVVLPVIDLRGRFNLPEAEETESSRIIIVAVNDLEVGFIVDSANDVIDIDADSIDSPPEVVGGIKAKYLRGVAKIGDSRLLIMLNLSEVLNKSEIIQLEEQEV; translated from the coding sequence GTGGCTGAGGAAATCAAAGTTATCGTATTTGGCCTGGCACACGAGGAATACGGAATCGAGGTCGAGAAGGTACGCACCATCGAGCGCATGATGCCGATCACGCGCGTTCCGAAAACGCCTGCTTTCATTAAAGGCGTCATCAATCTCCGCGGCGTCGTGCTTCCGGTTATCGATCTTCGCGGCCGGTTCAATCTGCCGGAAGCGGAAGAAACCGAAAGCTCCCGTATTATTATCGTAGCGGTCAACGATCTGGAAGTCGGTTTTATCGTCGATTCCGCTAACGACGTCATCGATATCGACGCAGACAGCATCGACTCGCCTCCAGAAGTGGTTGGCGGTATTAAAGCGAAATATTTGCGCGGTGTTGCCAAAATCGGTGACAGTCGTCTGCTCATCATGCTCAACCTATCCGAGGTTCTCAATAAGAGCGAAATCATCCAATTGGAAGAGCAAGAGGTTTAA
- a CDS encoding chemotaxis protein CheC gives MNPLAKLEAFKLDVLKEVGNIGAGNAATALSRLLDKPVDMNVPTVSLIPFEQVADRVGGFEQVVIAVFLRVEGDAPGNMFFLIEEHSARKLLRSLLSIESSEEAGYSEMEFSALSEIGNILAGSYLSSLADFTQLSMSPTVPAIAVDMAGAILSYGLVQYGEMGDSALLINTTFLEGREELAGHFFLIPDPESFGKIFSALGVPNE, from the coding sequence GTGAATCCACTAGCGAAGCTCGAAGCATTCAAGCTTGATGTTTTGAAGGAAGTCGGTAACATCGGTGCCGGCAACGCGGCAACGGCGCTGTCCAGACTTCTGGACAAGCCTGTCGATATGAATGTGCCCACTGTCAGCTTAATCCCCTTCGAACAAGTCGCAGACCGCGTCGGAGGGTTTGAACAGGTCGTAATCGCGGTTTTTCTTCGGGTTGAAGGCGACGCGCCCGGGAATATGTTCTTCCTCATCGAGGAGCATTCGGCCCGAAAGCTGCTGCGCAGCTTGCTTTCTATCGAGTCTTCAGAAGAAGCGGGCTATTCCGAAATGGAATTTTCCGCGTTGAGTGAAATCGGAAACATCTTAGCGGGTTCTTATTTATCATCTCTGGCCGATTTTACTCAATTGAGCATGTCACCGACCGTCCCTGCCATCGCAGTGGATATGGCCGGAGCAATTTTGAGTTATGGACTTGTTCAATACGGTGAAATGGGCGATTCCGCGCTATTGATCAATACCACGTTTCTGGAAGGACGGGAAGAGCTTGCGGGTCATTTCTTCCTCATCCCGGACCCTGAATCGTTTGGTAAAATATTCAGCGCCTTAGGAGTGCCTAACGAATGA
- a CDS encoding chemotaxis protein CheD, giving the protein MMQDNLVKVGMADLQIASNGAILKTTGLGSCVGLTLFDERSKVAGMIHVMLPSSEIAREAPINVAKYADTSVPHLIQLMKQAGAEPRRFVAKMAGGAQMFAFSSNSDSMRIGPRNVESCKEMLRQFSIPLIAEDTGANYGRTIEFNSLSGVLVIRSVQQGVKEI; this is encoded by the coding sequence ATGATGCAGGATAATCTCGTAAAAGTGGGCATGGCCGATCTGCAGATTGCGTCGAACGGCGCGATTTTGAAAACGACAGGTCTCGGTTCATGCGTAGGCTTGACTTTGTTTGACGAGCGCTCGAAGGTGGCAGGCATGATTCACGTCATGCTGCCATCTTCCGAGATCGCAAGAGAGGCTCCGATCAATGTCGCGAAATATGCGGATACGTCGGTCCCTCATTTGATTCAACTGATGAAGCAAGCAGGCGCAGAACCGAGAAGATTCGTTGCCAAAATGGCAGGCGGCGCGCAAATGTTCGCTTTCAGCTCGAACAGCGACTCGATGCGGATCGGTCCGCGCAACGTCGAGTCCTGCAAAGAGATGCTGCGTCAGTTTTCCATCCCGCTCATTGCGGAGGATACCGGCGCGAATTACGGGAGAACGATCGAATTTAACAGTTTGAGCGGCGTACTCGTCATACGCAGCGTGCAGCAAGGAGTAAAGGAGATTTAA
- a CDS encoding FliA/WhiG family RNA polymerase sigma factor, producing the protein MIEPKAPHLSNIEIWQKWKEDGDIDAKKRLIEHYLTLVDYVTNRMIVGLPKNVSKDDLASNGVMGLIDAIEKFDYRRGLQFETYASWRIRGAIIDGLRQGDWVPRSVREKAKRIEEAYQLLEQRYMRSVTDSEISRYLDVSEKDFGVMLQEIAVTTVCSLEDPIREEESETRLSLLVDEKAKNPDYKVHEFYLKESLIRGIDRLTEKERTVISLFYYEELSLSEIAEVMSLSPSRISQLHSKAILRLRGALEKQKDQLMQH; encoded by the coding sequence ATGATTGAGCCGAAAGCGCCTCATTTGTCTAACATCGAGATTTGGCAGAAGTGGAAAGAAGACGGGGACATTGATGCAAAGAAACGGCTAATCGAGCATTATTTGACCTTGGTTGATTATGTAACGAACCGGATGATCGTCGGCTTGCCGAAGAACGTCTCCAAAGACGATCTGGCAAGCAATGGCGTCATGGGGCTGATTGATGCGATCGAGAAGTTCGACTATAGGCGCGGACTTCAATTCGAAACGTATGCTTCGTGGCGAATCCGGGGAGCGATTATCGACGGCCTCCGTCAAGGAGACTGGGTACCGCGTTCGGTTCGCGAAAAAGCGAAACGGATCGAAGAGGCGTATCAGCTCTTGGAACAGCGGTACATGCGTTCGGTAACCGATTCGGAAATCAGCCGGTATTTGGACGTTTCCGAGAAGGATTTCGGCGTCATGCTGCAGGAAATTGCCGTTACGACGGTATGCTCGCTCGAGGATCCGATCCGCGAAGAGGAGTCGGAAACCAGATTGTCGCTGCTGGTCGACGAGAAGGCGAAAAACCCGGATTACAAGGTACATGAGTTTTATTTGAAGGAATCGCTTATTCGCGGAATCGATCGTCTAACGGAGAAAGAGAGAACCGTAATTTCTCTGTTCTACTATGAGGAGTTGTCACTGAGCGAAATCGCGGAAGTGATGTCATTGTCGCCTTCGCGGATCTCGCAGCTCCATTCCAAAGCAATTTTGAGACTACGGGGTGCATTAGAAAAACAAAAGGACCAATTAATGCAGCATTAG
- a CDS encoding DUF342 domain-containing protein, giving the protein MSTSETLQSHLVVQLAQDKLTATLQFNVADEKFSCTQAQLEEFIKSHGIKTGIRQDVLRLIAMNPSAHFYSQNVIAQGEPPVSGQDGYIRYSYDMNEGEYRPVEIEGGKVDFKEVTQLKNVKRGQLLAEKVMATAGKDGVAVTGEPIACRNGKEAYFKVGKNVVLNPEQTALYATIDGLVSFTDKNKINVFPVFEVNGDVDYKVGNIDFVGTVVIRGNVLTGFKIKASGDIRIVGGVEGAILESDGSIEITGGILASNKGYIKALRNVKSTFIQDSNVTAGEDVIVSQSIMHSQVRAGRNVICSGTKGLIVGGLVQAGDRVVARTIGNTMSTATTLEVGVRPELRSELAELRAHNKLSAENLDKTEKALNLLDQLAAAGQLSQDKLALRVKLSSTKRATIEEIALAKQRVLEIEKSLEDTDRAKVDVVNVIYGGTKIVIGRYTRFVKDETSRVSFRYSEGDIIMAPYV; this is encoded by the coding sequence TTGTCTACGTCTGAAACATTACAATCACATCTAGTTGTTCAGCTTGCTCAAGATAAACTGACCGCTACGCTGCAGTTTAATGTTGCGGATGAAAAGTTTTCGTGCACGCAAGCTCAGCTCGAGGAATTCATTAAAAGCCATGGCATTAAGACCGGCATCCGGCAGGATGTGCTCCGTCTGATTGCGATGAATCCGAGCGCGCATTTCTATAGCCAAAACGTGATCGCGCAAGGCGAGCCGCCGGTCAGCGGCCAGGACGGATACATCAGATATTCCTACGATATGAACGAAGGCGAATACCGCCCGGTAGAGATCGAAGGCGGCAAGGTCGATTTTAAAGAAGTCACGCAGCTTAAAAATGTGAAACGAGGCCAGCTGCTTGCCGAGAAGGTCATGGCAACGGCAGGGAAAGACGGCGTTGCGGTAACCGGCGAGCCGATCGCATGCCGAAACGGCAAGGAAGCGTACTTCAAGGTCGGTAAAAATGTCGTGCTGAATCCGGAGCAGACCGCCCTATATGCCACAATCGACGGTCTTGTCTCTTTCACGGACAAAAACAAAATCAACGTATTTCCGGTGTTCGAAGTGAACGGAGACGTCGATTACAAGGTCGGCAACATTGACTTTGTCGGTACGGTCGTCATTCGCGGCAACGTACTGACGGGCTTTAAAATAAAAGCTTCCGGCGACATCCGGATTGTTGGGGGCGTTGAAGGCGCCATCTTGGAATCCGACGGATCGATTGAAATTACAGGCGGCATTCTCGCCAGCAACAAAGGGTACATAAAAGCGTTACGCAACGTAAAAAGCACCTTTATTCAAGACAGCAACGTCACGGCAGGCGAGGATGTCATCGTCTCCCAGAGCATCATGCATTCGCAGGTGCGCGCGGGAAGAAACGTCATTTGCAGCGGGACGAAAGGTTTGATTGTCGGCGGACTTGTCCAAGCCGGGGACCGGGTCGTTGCCCGCACGATCGGCAATACGATGTCAACGGCAACGACGCTGGAAGTCGGCGTACGTCCGGAATTGCGATCCGAACTCGCCGAGCTTCGGGCGCATAACAAGCTGTCGGCGGAAAATCTCGATAAAACGGAGAAAGCGCTCAATCTGCTGGATCAATTGGCCGCGGCCGGTCAGCTATCGCAGGACAAATTGGCGCTTCGCGTGAAGCTCAGCTCGACGAAGCGGGCTACCATTGAAGAGATCGCTCTGGCTAAGCAGCGGGTGCTCGAAATCGAGAAATCGCTGGAAGACACGGATCGCGCAAAGGTCGATGTCGTGAATGTCATTTACGGCGGCACCAAAATCGTCATCGGCCGGTATACCCGTTTCGTAAAAGACGAAACCTCGCGCGTATCATTTCGTTATTCCGAAGGCGATATCATCATGGCTCCATACGTATAA
- a CDS encoding DUF6115 domain-containing protein — protein MMMESWQTIMLIGGIVVVCAAVLPRRAVTVKQDDSTQTVRNMETALEQFMENMEADNRELVDLVSKSTKESQQQTKKRDERIEQLENRCAELEHLLNAQSKMYEAAAVQQQQPALQASSLQIVQPHASVPVPVPAPMIEPIQDEAEIEVTQPEEPNLSIRHRYAELFELYQSGKSIDAIAKKLGRNKGEVQLILQLSKQEEAARHE, from the coding sequence ATGATGATGGAATCATGGCAAACGATTATGCTCATCGGCGGGATCGTGGTCGTCTGCGCTGCCGTGCTGCCGCGACGGGCGGTTACCGTGAAGCAGGACGACTCTACCCAGACGGTTCGCAATATGGAAACGGCGCTGGAGCAGTTTATGGAGAATATGGAAGCCGATAACCGGGAGCTTGTCGATCTGGTAAGCAAGTCGACCAAAGAGTCGCAGCAGCAGACGAAAAAGCGCGATGAACGCATCGAGCAGCTGGAGAACCGCTGCGCGGAGCTCGAGCATCTGCTGAATGCGCAGTCGAAGATGTATGAAGCTGCAGCGGTTCAACAGCAGCAGCCTGCGCTTCAGGCGTCAAGCCTGCAGATTGTGCAACCTCACGCTTCTGTTCCCGTTCCTGTTCCTGCTCCGATGATCGAGCCGATTCAGGACGAAGCTGAAATCGAAGTCACCCAGCCCGAGGAGCCGAACTTATCGATCCGTCACCGTTATGCGGAGCTGTTTGAGCTGTATCAAAGCGGGAAGTCGATCGATGCCATCGCGAAGAAGCTCGGCCGGAACAAAGGCGAAGTCCAGCTCATTCTGCAGCTGTCGAAGCAGGAGGAAGCAGCCCGCCATGAATAG
- the rpsB gene encoding 30S ribosomal protein S2 has translation MAVISMKQLLEAGVHFGHQTRRWNPKMDRYIFTERNGIYIIDLQKTVKKVEEAYNFVRSIGEEGGTILFVGTKKQAQDSVKEEAERCGNFYINQRWLGGTLTNFSTIQKRIDRLKTLEKWEEDGTFDVLPKKEVIILRKEKDRLEKFLGGIKGMRGLPSALFVIDPRKERIAVAEARKLGIPIVGIVDTNCDPDEIDYVIPGNDDAIRAVKLLTAKMADAIVESRQGEVTTA, from the coding sequence ATGGCGGTAATTTCCATGAAGCAGCTTCTAGAAGCTGGGGTACACTTCGGTCACCAAACTCGTCGTTGGAACCCTAAAATGGATCGTTATATCTTCACAGAACGTAACGGGATCTACATTATTGACTTGCAAAAAACAGTTAAGAAAGTCGAAGAAGCTTACAACTTCGTACGTTCGATCGGCGAAGAAGGCGGAACGATTCTCTTCGTAGGTACTAAGAAACAAGCGCAAGATTCGGTTAAAGAAGAAGCAGAGCGTTGCGGCAACTTCTACATCAACCAACGTTGGCTCGGCGGCACGCTGACTAACTTCTCGACGATCCAAAAGCGTATCGATCGTCTGAAAACGCTCGAGAAATGGGAAGAGGACGGCACGTTCGACGTTCTTCCTAAGAAAGAGGTTATCATTCTCCGTAAAGAGAAAGATCGTCTTGAAAAATTCCTCGGCGGTATCAAAGGCATGAGAGGTCTGCCAAGCGCACTGTTCGTCATCGACCCGCGCAAAGAGCGCATCGCGGTTGCTGAAGCACGCAAACTTGGTATCCCAATCGTTGGTATCGTTGATACAAACTGCGATCCGGACGAAATCGACTACGTTATCCCTGGTAACGACGATGCAATCCGTGCAGTTAAATTGCTGACAGCGAAAATGGCTGATGCAATCGTTGAATCCCGCCAAGGCGAAGTGACAACGGCTTAA
- the tsf gene encoding translation elongation factor Ts, which translates to MAVSASAVKELRERTGAGMLDCKKALDETNGDIAKAIDLLREKGLSAAANKAGRVATEGTVESYIHAGGRIGVLVEINCETDFVGKTEQFREFARDIAMQIAAANPKFVSRDEVSQDELDKEREILKAQALNEGKPEKIVEKMVEGRISKYYEEYCLLEQAFIKDPDKTIHTLLKEKISTIGENISIRRFARFELGEGLEKKEDNFVQEVMSQAKL; encoded by the coding sequence ATGGCAGTTAGTGCTAGTGCAGTAAAAGAATTGCGTGAAAGAACAGGCGCAGGTATGCTGGATTGCAAAAAAGCGCTTGACGAAACGAACGGCGACATCGCGAAAGCGATCGACTTGCTTCGTGAAAAAGGTCTTTCGGCAGCAGCGAACAAAGCGGGCCGTGTAGCTACAGAAGGTACAGTAGAGTCCTACATCCATGCCGGCGGCCGTATCGGCGTACTGGTTGAAATCAACTGCGAAACCGACTTCGTAGGTAAAACAGAACAATTCCGCGAGTTCGCTCGCGACATCGCTATGCAAATCGCAGCTGCAAACCCTAAGTTCGTTAGCCGCGACGAAGTTTCCCAAGATGAACTGGACAAAGAGCGCGAAATCTTGAAGGCGCAAGCGCTGAACGAAGGCAAGCCTGAGAAAATCGTTGAAAAAATGGTTGAAGGCCGTATCAGCAAATACTACGAAGAATATTGTTTGCTTGAGCAAGCGTTCATTAAAGATCCAGACAAAACAATCCATACGCTGCTGAAAGAGAAAATCAGCACAATTGGAGAGAATATCTCTATCCGTCGTTTCGCTCGTTTCGAGCTTGGCGAAGGCCTTGAGAAAAAAGAAGACAACTTCGTTCAAGAAGTTATGTCGCAAGCTAAATTGTAA
- the pyrH gene encoding UMP kinase — MQSPVYKRVVLKVSGESLSGNNGYGIDSAMISSIAEQVKEVVEMNVEVAIVCGGGNIWRGIAGSEKGIDRATADYMGMLATVMNSLALQDALEQIDVPTRVQTSIAMQQIAEPYIRRRAIRHLEKGRVVIFAAGTGNPFFSTDTTAALRAAEIEAEVILMAKNKVDGVYSADPFKDATAEKFETLTYMEVLNRNLGVMDSTASSLCMDNDIPLVVFNITEQGNIKRVVLGEKIGTIVMKGSAG, encoded by the coding sequence TTGCAAAGTCCCGTGTACAAACGTGTTGTATTGAAAGTAAGCGGCGAATCGCTCTCGGGTAATAATGGGTATGGAATCGACTCCGCTATGATCTCGTCTATTGCGGAGCAAGTTAAAGAAGTTGTGGAAATGAATGTCGAAGTTGCCATCGTATGCGGCGGCGGAAACATTTGGCGCGGCATTGCCGGCTCGGAAAAAGGCATTGACCGTGCTACGGCCGACTATATGGGCATGCTGGCAACAGTCATGAACTCGCTGGCGCTTCAAGATGCGCTCGAGCAAATCGATGTGCCTACGCGCGTACAAACGTCGATCGCGATGCAGCAAATCGCTGAACCTTACATACGCCGCCGGGCGATTCGTCACCTGGAAAAAGGACGTGTCGTCATTTTTGCGGCAGGCACAGGCAACCCGTTCTTCTCGACAGATACGACTGCGGCATTGCGCGCAGCGGAAATCGAGGCGGAAGTGATCCTAATGGCGAAAAACAAAGTGGACGGCGTCTATTCCGCAGATCCATTTAAAGACGCGACAGCGGAGAAATTCGAAACGCTGACGTATATGGAAGTGCTTAACCGTAATCTGGGGGTTATGGACTCCACCGCATCCTCGCTCTGCATGGATAACGATATTCCGCTTGTCGTGTTCAACATTACGGAGCAAGGCAACATTAAACGGGTTGTACTCGGCGAGAAGATCGGGACGATCGTGATGAAAGGAAGTGCAGGCTAA
- the frr gene encoding ribosome recycling factor — MPQSIKKNAEERMEKAIGALKRDLSTLRAGRATPALLDRIQVEYYGALTPLNQLANINTPDSRTLMIQPWDKSSLATIEKAIMKSDLGLTPSNDGTTIRLSIPMLTEERRMELVKMTKKFGEEAKVAIRNVRRDANDDIKKLEKTELSEDESRRHQDDVQKSTDKFIAEVEKVLAAKEKDIMEV; from the coding sequence ATGCCACAGTCCATCAAGAAGAATGCCGAAGAACGCATGGAGAAAGCGATCGGCGCCCTGAAGCGCGATCTCTCAACGCTTCGCGCGGGCCGCGCGACTCCGGCGCTGCTCGACCGGATCCAAGTTGAATATTACGGCGCGTTAACGCCGCTGAACCAGCTGGCTAACATCAATACGCCTGATTCGCGTACGCTCATGATTCAGCCATGGGATAAGTCGTCCCTGGCGACGATCGAGAAAGCGATTATGAAATCCGATCTCGGCTTGACGCCTTCCAACGACGGCACCACCATTCGTCTCAGCATTCCGATGCTTACGGAAGAGCGCCGTATGGAGCTTGTGAAAATGACGAAGAAATTCGGCGAAGAGGCGAAAGTGGCGATCCGGAACGTTCGCCGCGACGCAAACGACGATATTAAGAAGCTTGAGAAAACCGAGCTTTCCGAAGACGAGTCGCGCCGTCACCAAGACGACGTACAGAAGTCGACGGATAAATTCATCGCAGAGGTCGAGAAAGTGCTCGCTGCGAAAGAGAAAGATATTATGGAAGTCTAA